One region of Salvia miltiorrhiza cultivar Shanhuang (shh) chromosome 3, IMPLAD_Smil_shh, whole genome shotgun sequence genomic DNA includes:
- the LOC131015277 gene encoding uncharacterized protein LOC131015277 isoform X1, translated as MLECTNWHIFAIRMPPKRGRPAKNNNNRRNRNAVPEEPQDARGHNPSPPPPTRRVEELFLRQNPPTFDGTSEPAEAEIWVRAMERIFNFLRCTDEERLSCVSFQLTGSADFWWEARRKILTPEQWASYTWEDFKTGLYDKYIPKSYRKKKEAEFYELKQGNKSVVEYDKEFCNLSRFAPQQVDTDEKMAEKFCAGLRYEIKMALASHGGLSYTESLNRALDVEAAMPSDKSAPLLISTPNDPPVASHTLKGKRKWDNNEDNINQTSKKVWQEYERAEQFIQPRHEAQTNLERTGGNQGQKGVLPCPNCGKMHRGICRAGTNGCYNCGQKGHYSTQCPNRQRGSAVGNTRTPLPAIRGHLRNQPQSHQ; from the coding sequence atgctagagtgtactaattggcacatctttgctatcagaatgccgcctaagagaggacgccctgcgaaaaacaataacaatcgcagaaaccgtaacgctgtacccgaagaaccacaagatgctcgaggacataacccatcccctccgcctccgactaggagagtcgaagaactctttttaaggcaaaatccacctacgtttgacggaacgagtgaaccggctgaagctgagatttgggtgcgtgcaatggaacgcattttcaactttctacgttgtactgatgaggagcgcctatcttgcgtctctttccaactaacaggatcagctgacttctggtgggaagcacgtcgaaaaattctgacacctgaacaatgggcaagttatacttgggaagattttaagacgggattatatgataaatatattccgaaaagctataggaagaagaaagaagctgagttctacgagttgaagcaaggaaataaatctgtggttgaatacgacaaggaattttgcaacctgtctaggtttgctccgcaacaagtggacacagatgagaagatggcagagaaattttgtgccggtctacggtacgaaattaagatggctctagcaagccacggaggactctcatacacggagtctctgaacagggcacttgacgttgaagctgcaatgccgtcggacaagtcagccccattgttgatctcaacgccaaatgatccaccagtagcctcacatactctcaaagggaagcgcaagtgggacaacaacgaagacaatatcaatcagactagtaagaaagtgtggcaagaatatgaacgggccgaacaatttattcaaccaaggcacgaggcacagactaacctcgAGCGAACTGGGGGTAACCAAGGTCAGAAAGGAGTTTtaccttgcccaaattgtggtaagatgcataggggtatttgtcgggctggaactaacggttgttacaattgtggccaaaaaggtcactactccacgcaatgccccaatAGACAACGAGGTTCAGCAGTTGGGAACACCCGCacccccttgccagcaatacgtggacacttgcgaaatcagcctcaatcacatcagtga
- the LOC131015277 gene encoding uncharacterized protein LOC131015277 isoform X2, with translation MPPKRGRPAKNNNNRRNRNAVPEEPQDARGHNPSPPPPTRRVEELFLRQNPPTFDGTSEPAEAEIWVRAMERIFNFLRCTDEERLSCVSFQLTGSADFWWEARRKILTPEQWASYTWEDFKTGLYDKYIPKSYRKKKEAEFYELKQGNKSVVEYDKEFCNLSRFAPQQVDTDEKMAEKFCAGLRYEIKMALASHGGLSYTESLNRALDVEAAMPSDKSAPLLISTPNDPPVASHTLKGKRKWDNNEDNINQTSKKVWQEYERAEQFIQPRHEAQTNLERTGGNQGQKGVLPCPNCGKMHRGICRAGTNGCYNCGQKGHYSTQCPNRQRGSAVGNTRTPLPAIRGHLRNQPQSHQ, from the coding sequence atgccgcctaagagaggacgccctgcgaaaaacaataacaatcgcagaaaccgtaacgctgtacccgaagaaccacaagatgctcgaggacataacccatcccctccgcctccgactaggagagtcgaagaactctttttaaggcaaaatccacctacgtttgacggaacgagtgaaccggctgaagctgagatttgggtgcgtgcaatggaacgcattttcaactttctacgttgtactgatgaggagcgcctatcttgcgtctctttccaactaacaggatcagctgacttctggtgggaagcacgtcgaaaaattctgacacctgaacaatgggcaagttatacttgggaagattttaagacgggattatatgataaatatattccgaaaagctataggaagaagaaagaagctgagttctacgagttgaagcaaggaaataaatctgtggttgaatacgacaaggaattttgcaacctgtctaggtttgctccgcaacaagtggacacagatgagaagatggcagagaaattttgtgccggtctacggtacgaaattaagatggctctagcaagccacggaggactctcatacacggagtctctgaacagggcacttgacgttgaagctgcaatgccgtcggacaagtcagccccattgttgatctcaacgccaaatgatccaccagtagcctcacatactctcaaagggaagcgcaagtgggacaacaacgaagacaatatcaatcagactagtaagaaagtgtggcaagaatatgaacgggccgaacaatttattcaaccaaggcacgaggcacagactaacctcgAGCGAACTGGGGGTAACCAAGGTCAGAAAGGAGTTTtaccttgcccaaattgtggtaagatgcataggggtatttgtcgggctggaactaacggttgttacaattgtggccaaaaaggtcactactccacgcaatgccccaatAGACAACGAGGTTCAGCAGTTGGGAACACCCGCacccccttgccagcaatacgtggacacttgcgaaatcagcctcaatcacatcagtga